One region of Carya illinoinensis cultivar Pawnee chromosome 8, C.illinoinensisPawnee_v1, whole genome shotgun sequence genomic DNA includes:
- the LOC122274235 gene encoding light-inducible protein CPRF2-like, translating to MDRVFSVDEISDQFWSPPLRPPQPNSPTPGTGPSDESSRMNRSPSEWAFQRFLQLEASPENNTSSADHHKNDAVFEIKEDDDGNTLLGNHVRNANNDQDDVIQTKTTATNISSTTSFGHSCTASFNVPPTSIPADSEEYQAFLKSKLDLACAAVALTRGSLVKAQESAALAENGLQASNTSQLGSQASSKGAGSDSSRSRDKDSNGPLGIPSLPAMQKRPGIPAKPTTSGSSRELSDDEEVEGENELSENMDPADAKRVRRMLSNRESARRSRRRKQAHLTELETQVAQLRVENSSLLKRLTEISQNYNEAAVDNRVLKADVETLRAKVKMAEETVKRITGLNPMFNAMSDISSVGMPSFSGSPSDTSTDAAVPVQDNSNHLYYQPSTNNNISTHGLGVNNGLADISSVENVQENSAVAAVAGNKIERTASMQRVASLEHLQKRIRGGASPCGPPSNGEY from the exons atggATAGGGTGTTTTCAGTGGATGAAATTTCGGACCAATTCTGGTCGCCCCCACTCCGACCACCGCAGCCAAACTCGCCGACTCCCGGAACCGGACCATCGGACGAATCTTCCAGAATGAACCGGAGCCCATCCGAGTGGGCCTTCCAGCGTTTCCTCCAGCTCGAAGCTTCCCCCGAGAACAACACCTCCTCCGCCGATCACCAcaaaaacgacgccgttttcgAGATCAAGGAAGATGACGACGGCAACACTCTCCTCGGCAATCACGTCCGGAATGCTAATAATGATCAGGATGATGTTATTCAGACCAAGACTACTGCCACCAATATCAGTTCCACGACGTCGTTCGGCCACAGTTGCACTGCGTCGTTTAACGTTCCTCCTACCAGTATCCCGGCCGATTCCGAAGAGTACCAGGCTTTCCTTAAAAGCAAGCTCGATCTTGCTTGCGCTGCTGTGGCTTTAACTCGG GGATCTCTAGTAAAGGCTCAAGAGTCTGCTGCTTTAGCTGAAAATGGATTACAGGCTTCCAATACTTCACAATTGGGATCCCAAGCCTCTTCTAAAG GAGCTGGGTCTGATTCATCCAGGTCACGAGATAAGGACTCTAATGGACCACTAGGAATTCCTTCCTTACCTGCCATGCAAAAGAGACCTGGGATCCCAGCAAAGCCAACAACAAGTGGATCATCACGAGAACTGTCAGATGATGAAGAAGTTGAAGGAGAAAATGAACTGTCTGAGAATATGGATCCTGCCGATGCGAAAAGAGTTAGGAG AATGCTTTCCAATAGAGAGTCAGCTAGACGCTCAAGAAGAAGAAAGCAGGCCCATTTGACTGAGCTTGAGACGCAG GTTGCTCAACTAAGGGTGGAAAATTCTTCCCTGTTGAAGCGTCTTACTGAAATCAGCCAAAATTACAATGAAGCAGCTGTCGACAATAGAGTTCTAAAAGCAGATGTTGAAACATTGAGAGCAAAG GTTAAGATGGCAGAGGAGACGGTCAAAAGAATTACTGGATTAAATCCAATGTTCAATGCAATGTCTGATATATCCTCAGTAGGAATGCCATCATTTAGTGGGAGCCCTTCTGACACATCAACAGATGCTGCCGTGCCTGTGCAAGACAACTCAAATCATCTCTACTATCAACCCAGTACCAACAATAACATATCCACTCATGGTCTGGGAGTTAACAATGGCTTGGCAGACATCTCTTCTGTAGAAAATGTGCAGGAAAATTCTGCCGTTGCTGCAGTAGCTGGAAACAAGATAGAAAGAACAGCTTCCATGCAGCGAGTGGCCAGCTTGGAGCATCTTCAGAAACGAATCCGTGGGGGTGCAAGTCCTTGTGGACCCCCGTCCAATGGGGAGTATTAG